The stretch of DNA ACGTCATATCATTTGTAATCATGACTTTCACGAAAATGCGCAGACATTCGTACACTGTTTACCTATCTGCTCTATCATTGGTGGATGTGGGTAACGTGGCCCAGCGTCTGGTAGTCTGGTTAAATTTGGCCAGTCTGTGGTTCGGTGGTCCACAGATAGTAAAACCGGTGAATTTAGCCACGAGTATCGTGGCCACGTACTGCAGTATTACATTGGCCGTCCAGAGTAGTTGGTTGGTTTCGGCGATTAGTATCGAACGATTGATTGTGGTTTGTTTTCCAGTAATTGGTTATCGTCTTTGCACGAGAAAAGCGGCGATAATTATAACCGTTTCGACGCTACTGGCGGCGGCAGTCGTTATGACGTACATATTGATGCCAAGTTTTGAATTGGAGTTCCACCCGATAATGGGCTGTTACGTCGGCAGAAAAAGCCAAGTTACAAACACTTTGATATCGGCGacgtttatttctattttaccaatCACTTTGATCATCGCCTGCAACGCCTCCATAATCATCGCATTGCTCAGGCGCAAGAATCTCTCCGAATCTACAAACGCGGATCCATCTGAAAGAAGGAAGCGCGCTAGCGCTCTCAAGGTCACCAAGTTACTCGTAGCATTAACTACGACATTAGTAATTTGTTTGACACCGGCTACTATAGTGTTGATATGTATGTTCCTGTGGCCTGATTTCTTGTGGATCAGAGAAAATTTGTACGGTCCGGTGATTAATATTCTATGGGAGTTGAACTACGGGatgaattttgtaatttaCGTATTTACCTCGGCGGAAGTGAGAGGGTACCTCGCTTGTCGCGGTGGCTCTAAGCACAACACATCCTCGTCTCAGGTTTTCAACTATacctcataactgtggaaattGACTCTCCTAGGTCAGTTAATACAAACATTAAAAAGAAAGCTATGAATTAATTGGATCCAATGTCATTGTTAAAatcaatgtatttatatgtatttttcttATCATCTCGTCATATCATATTAAACGTACGCTGTATCATTTCCAGATTCTATTGTATTTTCTCAGGATTTTCTTCTTGTAATGCGAGACAGATCTGGATCAAACAACTGTTTCAAGTCGGCAGTTCTTTTTCTTCGAATTCAAGCATATTTCATGGGTAATAATATTCTGacaaaatttatgtttttgtcAAGCGGGCGCCTATATAATATACAAGTagatatttctgttttttacGCTGATCGAGCTAATTCACATTTAAGTCTGGAGCTTGATTCGAGCGTTTTCCAATCGCTAAACTGCGAATAGTGGAAGAAGCACCGGGAAAACCCGTGCGACCACTGTTCATGATTATTGCGAATTTTCGATGAAGCAGATGTGAagatagtcagtaacctgtctgtggtttagtttcacgatcggatattttcacaaaccacagtcaggaatgggaaggtcatttttgtatgaaatcttcgtcagccaatttgactgacgagtaatttgcctggcatttcattgtctcttaagatatccgtctaatttttgttgtaatcgacgcacaacagattcgtagtttgtctgatacctataacacctcacctgacgatcttaatccatgtgcaaatcggccgtaaagtgagagtaaatttccgtagagtcaacagctgccattttgaaaattactggaggtgctggcacctgtggactgaggccaggacaacagcacaaactaacaaagcgaaacgacgaaattgaaaaatattaagaaatcaacacttattcacatttttcttttaccagaatttattatttaaatattaattaaggaaaacacgaagatttgaaatataggttggaaaaccatcaaaaataaaaattgtcgtttcgtcttggaagttttatataaatccttgtaggtccccttgtcttatcatgccacatgtgcaatacagagaaatggcggccaatggcgaaatttgtggagaaattaattaatttctcaaaataatgttgattaatcactcgaaacatgcataaaattggattatttcgaaaggtacctgtgtaagtttgtgaaataagccattaattgtggactgaagtggatagaaagtatatttttgaagtgttacttttttcaaccgtgttttggcccttgtcatccctaacgttggtataagcccatccgattataaaagcttaccaccaacgattaggtaactaactaatgTGAagacatcctcgcttgccaggggtccagtatcactcccgaactcgcttccaccagcggggaacagctttaagcgtagtgggttcgaatcccttgacgggtgaagatgatgtgA from Tubulanus polymorphus chromosome 11, tnTubPoly1.2, whole genome shotgun sequence encodes:
- the LOC141913343 gene encoding uncharacterized protein LOC141913343, translated to MASNGNVTHGSDEEDSGGDQLGHYCDLYYVYSQSLLDGPMWKAWLQFIVSFVLTTFGLAANVISFVIMTFTKMRRHSYTVYLSALSLVDVGNVAQRLVVWLNLASLWFGGPQIVKPVNLATSIVATYCSITLAVQSSWLVSAISIERLIVVCFPVIGYRLCTRKAAIIITVSTLLAAAVVMTYILMPSFELEFHPIMGCYVGRKSQVTNTLISATFISILPITLIIACNASIIIALLRRKNLSESTNADPSERRKRASALKVTKLLVALTTTLVICLTPATIVLICMFLWPDFLWIRENLYGPVINILWELNYGMNFVIYVFTSAEVRGYLACRGGSKHNTSSSQVFNYTS